In Osmia bicornis bicornis unplaced genomic scaffold, iOsmBic2.1, whole genome shotgun sequence, the sequence TTTAAAGATTAGTTGATATTCGCATCGTTTATATCTGATATTGGAATTATAGGCGAGAGTAGAACATTCCAGAAATTCTACGGCGTAGAAACACCGAagagccgttagacagagatggaacactaagagagagagaaagaatatgacctagaggaatttagctagcacgcgtcttcagccaatagcgacgcgcgcgacgctgttgtcacgcgctatgatttgttggaatgtctccacgcaggacatcgtcctcgcgacgagcccttccggccaggatcgcgatcgattctgatcactcttcgtcgaacaatcgagtaagtcgtgacgggagcccatgcgtctagagatagagttgtaatagtacttcgcgtaatttagctgcgcggcaagtcctacgtattaggcagagtgtcgcgagggtgaaattcggaATACTTTgcaaagactcagtgacgcgcacgtaaagccttttcatactattaaaattctatcttttctctttcttttaatccgtttgatcgcgtatttttccgtattaaattcattcgcgtttaataattctattttttcgaaaatcgtaatcgtctcGTATATCGTCTTATTTAATCTCTTATTCGCAATAAAAGGGCAATCGGGtgcgcgacaagtgttagtgcgacagCCTCATCATCTCTCTCctggtgttccagattcaacAGCGATTATTCAGCGATTTCACAGCAATTTCAAAACGATTTATTATCGTATACTATATTCTACaatttcacggtaagcctgtcaaaTACTAATTcttcgagcacggcattagaaatatggtttcaacaaggcaaaacgggcgatcaaCTAAGCCgacgggttatgagagtctctccattttagatcgtctcgattttcGCATTCAGGTAccgaattataattaatacgCTATATTAATAATccgaattttgatttatcgcgacttTGTGTGTGTGACGATTGTTCGACTACGATATTTTATCAGGAGCGACCTGTAAAGTCTtttcgggggttgtgagaGCCTCTCCATTCAGTTCGTTACCTTGCGGCCGGATATCCGCTAATTTTTCCATCTTTGTGATATATTTGGTCGAGCAAGTTGTCTAACGCTAAAATATCAACTAAAATCCGTTATAATTATATTGGAAAGTCCAACTATAaatcaaaggaaaaaataCCTTTCTGTTCAAAtcacttttataaaatatgttCAGGATTGATGGGAATCCTGGAAGGATTGCGCCGGTGAAAGAATTGACACTTACTGGTtcgggtttcacaaattgatttattcgagccaattataaaatgaaatgaacacGCTGATCTGACAATTAATCACTGAgcagacaaatacaaatatgtGATCGTTACAATGATccgctttgaatttttcacctgagaaaatgaaccgtctgaatgagttgcaattacaatgattcgtcgtGACGAATGATTTTACATGAATCGAAACACATTGATTATTGAATTAATCTGTCACCTGCGTGGTGTTACATGAACAATGCTCTTACAATTTGCAAGCagcgagcttctcagcgccgttaattctattaattcggcccgctGCTGTGATGATGACCGTGATCTCGTGCCtgatcgacacgtggttggcggctcacgtgttcaatgaatttattgtaaatgatCGGTACCTTTCGCAATCCTGCGGCTTTGCACGATAGCTGCTGATTCTTGAGGTCGTTTTGAGCGGTCTTGATCTTCTATCACTGATGAGTCGCACTTGAGCAAAACTTGTGAGAAGTGAACTTGTGAGCACGTGGTGCGTACGTTGATCGATGATCAATAATGGCcgcgttgcgcgcgagccggcgagaagatggttacctagatggtcgactcccgatcgacaaatcgatcgaccgtgagcgccatcatggctgagcggattctcaaacaaaATAGGTTAaacatctttacccttgtaaaccagtattattttaaattgaattctttTGATAGTAAATATCAGTATTACCAGAAATTAAcagtattaaattcaatagtcatttCCAGTTTGTATTACTTTCAATAGTTTtcgaattatattattttcttgcacactaaacagcattaacatttctttcaattaccaTTCTCATATCTTCTACAtttcaaatccacgcacgccaacacaacgtttcaaggagggacccgtacgggactcagaacactgacgaacccaacggaaataaattctatctaaaaattccgtcttttaaattgttctgatcgtagaggacgttaacgcgtcatacgcggtcaggactggtggcagcgagacctttctcatcgcactaattaataaattaacaattaacaTCTATTCCATTaacttttacgttgcgcgctcgcctctcgcgccgcgcaacgtaacactattaaatgtactgtatattacatatctaatgtggatatgacaataattatattcttcataaatgtatattacattatatctcatgtagatatagtaataatgacattgttattaaatgtatattacattatatatcatgtagatatagtaataatgacattgttattaaatgtatattacatatctaatggagatatagtaataatgatattgttattaaatgtatattacatatctaatgcaaatatagtgtaatggtattgttattaaatgtatattgttACGTCGCCAAcgagatacggcgcgcgacgtacaaaataaaaaggtaaaattaattagttaactgatactattaattttgaaggttaatacgcggttgagaacggtattagCGTTGCCACCAGTCCTAATCGCTTATGACGATTTTAGGTCACTTACGATTAGAACGATTTAGAgaatcgatgaatttaaaGTAAGATTCTAGATTAATTGAGTTCATCGGTGCTCTGATCCCACACGGGACCCTCGTATGAATCCGTGCAAGAAGGTAGGCGTGTTAgcaaaggaaatgaaaaggaaTTGAACATAAATTATTAGAAACTGAATATAGGTATCTAGTgtataatttcaagaaaaatagTTACAACAGAAAAAATTGGTTTAGTTAACAAAATGTCCGAATTGTATGAAATACATCGAAAAGAAATTAGAATGTATGTATGTGTAACATCCCGCAAGAAGAGgaacaaataaaaagaattttattattagtatttattaaaatatttatttattttttcgtttttttataatcaaattgtgtaacaattcatttatttatttttgtatcttttGTGATTTACCATAATAACTAATTATCTTCGTATTTAGTAACTAAAAAGAAtcttgtatttattaatatttatacttaacataaaactcaaaaaaatatagatCGAGAATTGTCGCGTCAATAAaactaccgcgtcgataaaagatcgacacagcgcgcggaATAGATAGAGATAGCAACAGCGCGTAGAAAGAGATAGCAACAGAGCGtagaatagaaagagatagcaactatgcgtagacagagatagcgatacgcgcGAAGTCACGTACACGCAGGTCAAAGTccaaacacttccggtatcaaaagtacaggtagaaaaaaccgctacgtcagcagttttctggtataaatacgagcgtgccgcgcagaGGTAGggcacttcgattctgatcctagtccgacacgggtctatgatacgattATTACTTAGAAGGAACCATATCGAACTGTCCGCCtccgatttcaatgaaactcaGTGGATATATTAAGCTGGTGAAAATAAgagacacgtatttttttatagcggCCCAATCGCAAGTTAAGGAGACAAAATCACCCCTTGAAGTTTCAGCAGAAAAAtggtatctcgaaaactatcacAGATATAAGAAAACTTCTTAAGGAAAAGATTCATGGTTTCCTGAGGTAAAACAAAAGGTGATTACAGATTTTGTAAAAAGTgctttgtttataacaaaaatatttattgttacattattttaagggatacaaaaatttacattatgtCAAAAAGAATcgacatttttttctgaatTCATTGATATATAATATGATAGATTTGCCTCTTacagttttgtaaattttcatataatacaCAGAACGCTCGAATCCGCCGGGATACAGCCGCACGAGATATACATGTATAGGCACACGGACGACTATTTCTGTGAGATACGCATTTATTAATCATAGTCAGATCTTATTTTCGCTGCATTTCGCGTCATGTCTGTCTAACAAAGGCTGGCATTGAGACATGCAGACATTAcgataacaaaattattatcatGTACTTAACATATGTATCCTTATCCGACGAAGTTCTCTGGGGTGATGCTGTCGGCGATGGCGCGCTCCACACCTCTCCGCTCGTCAGCAAAATAATCGCAGACGAAGAAGGTGTGGAGCACATCGTCCTCTGCGGCGCTACAAAGCAAGCAGTGAGGTGAGCCTACCTTCCGCATCCTGAACAGGTACTTACGGAAGTACCAGTGTCCTGTCTGGAATTGCGTCAGGTAAAAGGTCACCTTGCCCTGGCGACGCGACGACCACTGGCCCAGGTCCTGGATAAGGAGCCGGGCCCACGGTCCTTTGGGACTAGCGTCCCAACGCTGTTGCCAGCGCCCGATGGTTCGCTCGCGGACTTGCTCCGCGGCGTCCACTAGCCCAAGCTCAGAGCTCTGGAGATATATCTCCTTTCGCTCTTGGGCGAGCAGATCAATCGGGATCGTGCCGGCAACAACTAGCGCTGCGTCCTCGGACACTGTGCGGTACAAACACGCTACGCGCATTGTCCCGCGGCGCTGGACGGCAGACATCCGAGTCCGGTATTTTTTCACCCTAAGAGCGTCTGCCTAGATTTCTGCCCTATAGAGCTGGACTGCCTGGACGGACGTCAACAGGAGTCTTCTCTTGCACGGCTTCGGGCCTTCCACGTTCGCCATGAGGCGACTTAGCGCCGCCATACTCTGCATGGCCTTGTCGCAGACCCTGCGAATATGTTCCCAGAAGGTGAGCCGGTTATCCAGCATCACCCCCAGGTACTTCGCGGAGCTGCAGGTCTGTACAGGTTAAGTCCCGACCATCATCGTGATTCTTTCCTTTGTGAGAATCACGATCTCCGTTTTGGCGGCAGCCAACTGGAGACCGTGATCTTCCATCCCCCCGTTGACCCTGCGCATTACTTGGTTAAGCGTTAGTTCGGCCAACTCGGGACTCCGTGAGGTAATGACGGCGACAACGTCGCCGGCAAATGCGACGAGGAACGCGTTATCGGGCATGTCCAGGCGGAGCAGGCTGTCGTGTATGACGTTCCAGAGGTCAGGTCCCAGCACCGACCCCTGTGCCGCTCCAGCGGTGACTTCCTTCACCCTGGTGCCCTGTGCTGTCGTATACGACAGCCTGTGGTCCTTCGGGTAATCTCTCATCATTGCCAAGAGATACGGAGGTACCCTCAAGGACCGCTCGAGCGCGTGAAACATGTCGCTCCACCTAGCCGAATTAAACGCGTTCCTCACCTCGAGGGTCACGAGGAGTACTATAGGCCTAGCCTGATGACAGGCGATTTAGGCCTGGCGTAGTGCCCTGATCACCTCGGCGATCGCATCGATCGTGCCCTTTGCTGAAACTGTGCTGCCGGTGGGAGAGGCCCCCGGCTTGCTCAATAGCGGTCGCCAATCGCGGTTTGAGCAAGCGTTCCATCATCTTCCCCACCGTGTCTAACATACACAGGGGGCGATAAAATGATGGAGAATCGGGGTCGCCTTTGCCCTTGGGAATCAAGGCAAGGCGTGCCAGCTTCTACCGGGCTGGGAAGACTCCTGCTCTCAGGCACCCGTTATACATACCGAGCAAGAGGCCGTTGCTGCGTTCCGCGAGCATGAGCTCCTCGGCGCTGAACAGCGGGATATTCTCCTCCTCCCCACCAGCCCGTCGGATCCCGACAGTGACCGGATGGGTCGGAAACAGTGCATCCACGACGTTCAGCGCCTTCCTCTGGTCCATGACCTGGATGGGTGAGCGACGCTTTCCCATCACGAGCTTGTAGCCTCTCCCCCAAGGATCCTGGTCCACTTCGTCGCAGAGCTGCTTCCAGCTGCATTCCTTGCTCGTCCGGATGGCTTTGCCCAAGGCCTTCTTGGCGGCTTTGTAAGCCGCAGGTTTTTCCGCCGCCTCAGGTCGGCCAGTGGCGCATTGCGCCAACCTGCGCAATCGATGGCAAAGCCTCCGGAGCTCGGCGATCTGGTCATTCCACCAGTATGCCTGCGTCCTGCCTTTCCAAGGCCTCTTGCGAGGTATGGACGCATCGCATGCGCGGTGGATGAGCCCTATGGTAGCATCCACTAGAGCGTCCACTGCGCCAACATCATTGGCGTCCTCTGGCAGTGGTGGAATGTGCCGAGCGCCGTCGAGCAAGGTTGCGACGAATTTTTCACGGTCCATCTTGGCGGCGTTCCAGCCAGATGGTCGACGGGCGCTAGCAGCTGGCTgctttcgcgtcgcgtcgatgaGCTGGAAGGTGATGTACTGATAATCACTACCGGTGAAGTCATCCATCATCCTCCAACCAACGGCTTTGCGGACCAGGTCCTCCGACACCAGCGTGATATCAGGGATCGAACTACCCGAAGCCAGGTCGCCGGTATGTTGGTGTTGTACCGACGTTGAGAACGACAAGGCACAGTCGGGCAGCCATTTCCAACTCCAGTTTACCTCTGGTTTTGGGCTGCGGCATGCCCCACTCAATAGCTCGCGCGTTGAAGTCCCCGGCGGCTACAAGTCCGCCGTAGATATCGCGCAAATCGTCCTCAAGGGCTTCGAGCTCTTCCCTGAACGTCTAAATGCCGTCGTTAGGGGAGAAGTAGCAGCTCACGAAAGTGGCTTGCTCCGCCGTCACCCACACGTAGCAGCATCCAGCTCCATGATTGGCGATCCTAATAATGGTGTCAAAGACCCAAATCGCCGCGGAGCCGAAACTGTCTACGTGCCAGCCTGCTCCAGTCCGGTAGGGTTCGCTGATAATCGCTACGCTTGCGCGGTGCTCGTAGACGAGCTGCATCAGCAAATTATCAGCGACCTAGCTCCGGTTTAGGTTACCGTGGAAGACGGAAGTCATTTCTTCTGTCCTTTCGCTTTGTCCAGGGCAACCCGGAACGCCTTATATGCCCCGGAGCCTGAGACATGCTCCGGGAGCGGTGCGTCCCTTGCTCCATCAGAgcagatatacagggtgtccgcGCTAAAGTGtgacagacgttttatttcgtTACTATTGATggtatgaaaaattgtttatatggaaattgcacaGTACAAGGGGGCCCATGTTTTGGcgtgaacgaaaatttatttacatcattagtttaaaagatatgatggtcaagtttcgttttttaaatggaactacatatattttttcagatcatgtgatagtgcttttgaagacgaattcattaagctttaatgtatacacccgTGTTCGGTTATACCTTATCGAGAGCGTCGCATTAGTCGCCGTGACGTCACCGCGCAAACCTTAAATTATAGGGCTATGCGCAGCCCCCACCATGCGGTGGTTTCACGGAGACACGCGTGTCGCTCAACCGTTTAACGATCATTAGATCAGATTCAGATTACGATCGATTACCAGTGcgcaaataataaaaagttaattcttccaaccgattttattaaaaagttattctGTACATTTTCATTCGGACAACGTGCCAAAGAACGGAGCACATTGTGACAAATAAAGTTACAatcattactttattaaaaccatTCCTTTATTAAAAGGATTTCGTTATTTCACACCGCCTCGAAATCCAGTCCTTCGGATAAGGACGCATCAGCGATCCGACCATCCAATCAAACCAACATTtatggtccttcgagccggattggaGTCGAGGAGTGAAAACCGTTAAAGTAGTGAACCACGTGCTCAGCCTACGGAAACCATCATGAGTACATTGgaagaaattttgtttaaacaaaaccAAGTTATGCGCTCGATCGAACGTGCACTTACCAATTATAAAAAGCTGGGTCAAGCTAAAATGACCCCAGCTACCACCCGGAACCGGATGAGGATGCTAAAAGAGGCATACCAACAGTGCCAAGACCTGGACGCAAAAATCGTCGCCATGGCGGATCTACAAGCCAGATCAACTCTCCAGTACTTCGTCGACAACCATTTCGAGAGATGTGAGGAGTGCTATCAGGAGTCCCTGGACTACATGTCGGAGATCCTGGATCAGACTTCCTCGACCCAGGAGACAGCATCCGAGAAAGGGAATCTTCAACCAGTGTAGCTACGCTCGCAATCGTTGCTGCCTCAAATTCAGCTGCCGTCTTTCGATGGAACCTTCGAACAATGGGAGAGTTTCCGAGATAAGTTTCAATCtatagtaattaatgataattctTTGTCAAATGTCGAGCGTTTGCATTTTCTTTGTTCCGCTTTAAAAGGCGACGCAAAAACAGCGGTTAATCATTTACCTACCACCGACGCAAATTTCGAGGTCGCGTGGCAGTTAGTTAAAAATAGATACGAAAACAATCGCCGGTTACTTTCGacctatttaaataatttgttttcgtTACCGCAAGTGACCTCTGAATCTGCAAAAGAGCTCCGCAGTTTACGCAATCAGTTAAACGTTTCGATACacggtttgaaaaatttgaaacgacCCGTCGAACATTGGGACGACGTAATTGTTTTCCTCGGTACACAAAAACTTAACCGTTCCTCCCGAAAGGCGTGGGAGTTACAATTCGGTGATACATCAGAATTGTCTACTTATGTCGAATTCGACAAGTTTTTGGAGTCTCGAGTTCGGGCTTTAGAGTCAATGTCGCCAATAAAAAACGATAAACCGGAAAACGTAactgttggcgaaattccccaattCTACGCCGGacggcgaagttggcaacgaaaatacttcgttggtgcgtcgttaccgatagcggcagcatctcccgggcccactttgtccacgcggaaccggcacgatcgacgccatgatcgattcttgttTTTTTTGTACGATCGCTCGACGCGCTACCACGTGCTACGCTGATCACGCTTTTCGTACAAGTACGCTTATTGTTCACGCGACGTGATTGTTCAGTCCACGCAGTCTAATCTAATTCTAGTTTAGTCGTGTCGTTTACTATTAATTTCAAGTCCACGCAATTTATTGATTTAAGTGCTTCTCTGTCCACGCAAAACGTTGTGTTTATCTCGTTGTACAGTTCTGACCACTCGTGTGTTCCCTGAACTCGCGAGTGACTATTGTAAATACTTTTctgtgttaaatataaatttgttaCTGAGTAGTGGGGCTAGgccggttctaattcacttgcgtcagcatttttttgctgactcagcataaatttgacaccctcagcagaaatatgatacccccccccccccccccacccCACCCCCGAAGGtatcaaatttcagttcaaagcgggggtggggggtatcatatttctgggGGTGGGGGTGGGGTGGGGTGGAGgaggtatcatatttctgctgagggtgtcaaatttatgctgagtcagcaaaaaaaatgctgacgcaagtgaattagaaccggcCTAGCACCCTtttgaccttgaactatttttggcgtcacctataacactccatgaccttgaactgaaatttgacacccacgagaccccccaccccatgaccttgagataaaatctatttttggCGTCACCTATAACGCCCCACCGCACccctcatgaccttgaactgaaattcgACACCTATGAGACCCCCATCCCCCTGGAACTATTtcttcttatcggaagacaaCCACAAGACCCCCTCCCACCTTAAAcggaatttttctacgtcttggaaatgaggttttttgttgacgcagcaaatctgacgttGCAATTtgtgactatagaaggtaggggttttgctaaagtttcaagcatactcaaacccaaattgaccatcaccgcaagtgcatcgttcgcgagattgtattgtgaaaagtgaaatatgtattctcaaagtcTCAAGGAgtttttttgcaaaaggaaACAGCCAAGTTCTATCGAAGATGAGACACgcagaaaaataacaaaacatcaggatgatgtaaagtaagtgttcgaaacataTTCCATTTAAAGCTGGAATAAGGTATTTCTTTGTTCTAATAACATACTTAAATGGcgtttatttgttctagaatcaAACCCCAGCAACCATGTCACattttgggtcgaaaatatccgTTGACAGATTCTTGTACGAAGCATTTGGAAATTGGAATAAATATATTCGGCAACAAGTTTTATCCCCAACTCATATTATCGGACAACCGCAACAACCAgctggagctgagcatagttACGTTGTCACTGATTGTAGCTGAAGCAGACAACGTGCACAGCTTCTTTGAAGATGCAACAGATACACGTGACAATATTAACTTTAACGATGTAGGcgttgaatttggagtgctatatggtgaaaaagttgttaaatTGTTCAACAAAGATATATATGTGTGTATGATGAGGAAAACGTTtgagaaaatgataattttaaatgattgtataattgaaatgcataatgcattatacgatacactgtattcggtggagcaaaaatttaaagagtttgtaacattagttcggggatacgggGATGTAAAAGTGCATGCGGAAGTTGTTCAGTATATTAAAGAGAGCCACATTTACGATCGAAATTCAATCACCGATGgcgaattagtagctttaggcATTCATGCAATAATAACAGCGGCATCAacagcatcttaacagagaaaataaattgaattatgttacaaattatactttaataaatcatagaattatgttacaaattataatgtattgcatcatttgcgACTTCTCTCgctacctatataaacccaaacatcccaggaaaagtttcacttcctatacgatagtcatacgatgtgcatatgcacatttgatcttcgaattagcacaaaaagaattcgcactagattggaaaatacttttgtctgcgcgcgttgctggaatattgttggccaaagagttagccaaagaagaaagtaatggcaccgcggaaaagtaacaagaagaagacgaagtcgcgcaaacttccagttgcaaaacgtgggggatttcttccagcacttgtacctatttttgcaggcctttcagctttgggcacggtggctggcggtgcagcaggtatcgccaaggTAGTCAACGATGCGTCTGCAGCACGAAAAACATTGGAGGAAATGcaacggcacaatcgtgttatggaaggacatggactttaccttgcgccatataaacggggaaaaggaattaaagaaaaaaaaagaagcgcttcggcaaattgCAACGCTTTCACagggcgcaatgacaaatttacagttatataactttgcacgaaagttgaattttccatattttcggggtgttttcatgcgtacaaatttaccctcgaaatcgttcttaaacgaatgcggtatcgtgaatttagataaatcggaaggtcctggcacacactgggtagcttacgtaaagcggggtaattgtgttaaatatttcgattcttttggaaatctgagaccaccgacagagttaataaactacttcggaaTCCATgcaacgattttatacaatcacacgcagtatcaaaaattcaatacgagtgtatgcggacaactctgcttccattttttagctggaaatgtataaaatagtttcgatgcacatagtcttcacagttgcaaagatgtcgttgacgttaacgttaagcggaaaaaattctgtgcttagcactgattactttccacctatagacttgaaggatgacaattacgaactcggactcgctgattttcaagctttcaacacaataccgaacgttgactttacaaacaataaattttactttgatgccgatggtgagatcacgataccggatggttcgtacgaactcgaagcgctaaataaatacttgcaagagaaaataatggacaagacaaaaatcattttatttcgtgcaaataacagcactttgaaaagtgaaatatatagtgattacacaatcgattttaccaaaccaaataatataggatcgcttctcggggTTTCTACATATCGAATATTACCaccggggcaatggcacgagtcggatatacccgtaaatattatgaaagtaaatgtgctgaggatcgaatgtaatattacgactggcgcgtatagcaacggtcaatgtgttcataccattc encodes:
- the LOC114881865 gene encoding uncharacterized protein LOC114881865, which codes for MRVACLYRTVSEDAALVVAGTIPIDLLAQERKEIYLQSSELGLVDAAEQVRERTIGRWQQRWDASPKGPWARLLIQDLGQWSSRRQGKVTFYLTQFQTGHWYFRKYLFRMRKVGSPHCLLCSAAEDDVLHTFFVCDYFADERRGVERAIADSITPENFVG